A single Blastococcus colisei DNA region contains:
- a CDS encoding CopG family transcriptional regulator, with amino-acid sequence MTSPRSVRLSDEVLRRLNQFATGRGASVASVMERLLDEALRREAHPGITFRDGPSGRRAGLIGGPDVDEVIRTLRTVQEDESDEREVVDRVVHASSITPGQVRAAIAYYADHPEEIDSRIATNQRTADEREASWRRQQEILSGRSR; translated from the coding sequence ATGACTAGTCCGCGTTCCGTCCGGCTGTCCGACGAGGTCCTGCGCCGGCTCAACCAGTTCGCCACCGGGCGAGGTGCGTCGGTGGCCTCGGTGATGGAACGGCTGCTGGACGAGGCTCTCCGTCGGGAGGCGCACCCCGGCATCACGTTCCGCGACGGCCCCAGTGGCCGTCGGGCAGGGCTGATCGGTGGGCCGGATGTCGACGAGGTCATCCGCACGCTGCGCACCGTTCAGGAGGACGAGTCGGACGAGCGGGAAGTGGTGGACCGGGTGGTGCACGCGAGCTCGATCACGCCTGGCCAGGTGCGGGCCGCGATCGCCTACTACGCCGATCACCCCGAGGAGATCGATTCCCGCATCGCGACGAACCAGCGCACGGCCGACGAGCGGGAGGCGTCCTGGCGGCGCCAGCAGGAGATCCTCTCCGGCCGTTCCCGGTGA
- a CDS encoding SMP-30/gluconolactonase/LRE family protein yields the protein MAERAFRTVLEGGSYFEGPRWHDGAWWASDFYRHTVSRVAPEGGETVVLEVGNQPSGLGWLPDGSLLVVSMKDHRLLRVSDGEVSTHADLSAVCTGLMNDMVVDASGRAFVGDFGFDLMGGGAPNPASLKRVDPDGTVTVVAEDLKFPNGSVITPDGGTLIVGETWGNRFTAFDIAADGALTNRRVWAELGPVPQGNSVQELIGQVVVAPDGCTLDAEGHVWVADGLNSRVVRVAEGGAILDEIAAPDGMGVFACALGGDDGRELLLCCAPDFYEHTRAPVREAVLVSTEVAVPHAGRP from the coding sequence ATGGCAGAGCGAGCGTTCCGGACGGTGCTGGAAGGTGGTTCGTACTTCGAGGGCCCCCGGTGGCACGACGGCGCCTGGTGGGCGTCGGACTTCTACCGGCACACGGTCAGCCGGGTGGCGCCCGAGGGCGGCGAGACCGTCGTCCTGGAGGTGGGGAACCAGCCCTCGGGGCTGGGTTGGCTGCCCGACGGCTCACTGCTCGTCGTGTCGATGAAGGACCACCGCCTGCTGCGGGTCTCCGACGGTGAGGTGTCGACCCACGCCGACCTGTCCGCCGTCTGCACCGGGCTGATGAACGACATGGTGGTCGACGCGTCCGGCCGCGCCTTCGTCGGCGACTTCGGCTTCGACCTCATGGGCGGTGGAGCGCCGAACCCGGCTTCGCTGAAGCGGGTGGACCCCGACGGGACCGTGACCGTGGTGGCCGAGGACTTGAAGTTCCCGAACGGCTCGGTGATCACGCCGGACGGCGGAACGCTGATCGTCGGCGAGACGTGGGGCAACCGCTTCACCGCGTTCGACATCGCCGCGGACGGGGCGCTGACCAACCGGCGCGTGTGGGCGGAACTGGGCCCCGTGCCGCAGGGGAACTCGGTCCAGGAACTCATCGGGCAGGTCGTGGTCGCCCCCGACGGCTGCACGCTCGACGCCGAGGGCCACGTCTGGGTCGCCGATGGGCTGAACTCCCGGGTCGTGCGGGTCGCGGAGGGCGGCGCGATCCTCGACGAGATCGCCGCGCCGGACGGGATGGGCGTCTTCGCCTGCGCCCTCGGAGGGGACGACGGCCGGGAGCTTCTCCTGTGCTGCGCGCCCGACTTCTACGAGCACACGCGCGCGCCGGTGCGCGAGGCGGTGCTGGTGTCGACCGAGGTCGCCGTCCCGCACGCCGGCCGGCCGTGA
- a CDS encoding plasmid pRiA4b ORF-3 family protein, protein MQAVLLAELAGPRLVDGRVVRSENVHPADHTVGGARAPAGAMQHPQRAAEAAVGEPAVVSVGVVVRVLPRRAPPTHARLHAVDSDVLESAPDLAGSGGMGPDLVELLDALRRSRRPELLRIVESADLDAEPPAPEPDVVEPYRWFLARLGDGVKLTGAGYLPPALVVETMRALGWDADWIGTGNREDITRPVAELRDTARRLGLVRVHRKELRPTTAGRRLADDPVGLWRHLGARLPLGRGEADRIAGLLWLLGVAAGRPHPEEVVAVGMNALGWESGETGKPLDRRTAFLAVRDTTWTVFDRLGVLGTWRDRDRPPTPSAIALARAALLHEEPPAPARSVPAVELTVTLADVDPPVWRRLVVPERTTLRDLHGLLQAAMGWQDAHLWLFEVDGVRYGDVEDMDDLGDPRAVIVGSMPDGTVFRYDYDFGDGWEHDVRVEGRRTAEAPACVDGARACPPEDCGGPPGYAEMLTVLADPRHPDHADVTGWLGGPFYPDDFDPGAATRRMRNRVRRRAAA, encoded by the coding sequence GTGCAGGCGGTGCTCCTTGCCGAACTTGCCGGCCCACGACTCGTCGACGGACGAGTCGTCCGCAGCGAGAACGTCCACCCGGCAGACCACACCGTCGGTGGCGCCCGTGCCCCGGCGGGGGCCATGCAGCACCCGCAGCGTGCCGCCGAGGCCGCTGTCGGCGAACCGGCGGTCGTCTCCGTCGGTGTAGTCGTACGGGTACTTCCTCGGCGTGCGCCGCCGACCCATGCCCGCCTCCATGCCGTTGACTCCGACGTCCTGGAGTCTGCCCCCGACCTGGCAGGCTCGGGCGGCATGGGCCCCGACCTCGTCGAACTGCTCGACGCGCTGCGCCGCTCACGCCGCCCCGAGCTCCTCCGCATCGTCGAGTCCGCCGACCTCGACGCCGAACCACCCGCACCGGAGCCCGACGTGGTCGAGCCCTACCGCTGGTTCCTCGCCCGGCTCGGCGACGGCGTGAAGCTCACCGGCGCCGGCTACCTGCCCCCGGCGCTCGTCGTCGAGACGATGCGTGCACTCGGCTGGGATGCCGACTGGATCGGCACGGGCAACCGGGAGGACATCACCCGGCCCGTCGCCGAGCTGCGCGACACCGCCCGCCGGCTCGGACTGGTCCGCGTCCACCGCAAGGAGCTGCGCCCCACCACGGCCGGCCGGCGGCTCGCCGACGATCCCGTCGGCCTGTGGCGGCACCTCGGCGCACGGCTGCCCCTCGGTCGCGGCGAGGCCGATCGCATCGCCGGGTTGCTCTGGCTGCTCGGGGTCGCCGCCGGCCGCCCGCACCCCGAGGAGGTCGTCGCGGTGGGCATGAACGCGCTCGGGTGGGAGTCCGGCGAGACGGGGAAGCCGCTCGACCGTCGCACGGCCTTCCTCGCCGTCCGGGACACCACGTGGACGGTCTTCGACCGGCTCGGCGTCCTCGGTACGTGGCGGGACCGCGACCGGCCGCCGACGCCGTCCGCGATCGCCCTCGCGCGCGCGGCCCTGCTGCACGAGGAGCCGCCGGCTCCGGCCAGGTCGGTGCCGGCCGTCGAGCTCACCGTCACCCTCGCGGACGTCGACCCGCCGGTGTGGCGCCGTCTCGTCGTCCCCGAGCGGACGACGCTGCGCGACCTGCACGGACTGCTCCAGGCCGCCATGGGCTGGCAGGACGCCCATCTGTGGCTGTTCGAGGTGGACGGCGTGCGCTACGGCGACGTCGAGGACATGGACGATCTCGGCGATCCCCGCGCGGTCATCGTCGGCTCGATGCCGGACGGCACGGTGTTCCGCTACGACTACGACTTCGGCGACGGCTGGGAGCACGACGTGCGCGTCGAGGGCCGCCGTACCGCGGAGGCCCCGGCCTGTGTCGACGGCGCCCGTGCCTGTCCGCCCGAGGATTGCGGGGGCCCGCCCGGCTACGCCGAGATGCTGACGGTCCTCGCCGATCCCCGGCATCCCGACCACGCCGACGTCACCGGTTGGCTCGGGGGTCCGTTCTACCCCGACGACTTCGACCCGGGGGCGGCCACCCGTCGCATGCGTAATCGGGTACGGCGGCGGGCCGCCGCGTGA
- a CDS encoding DUF5615 family PIN-like protein, with protein sequence MRLLLDEMYPGRLAEQLRDGGHDVVAVVELPELVGQPDAEVAGRARAEDRVVVTENVVDYAPLDATAHAGLLLVNARRWPRTRAGLPRLRAALATWLETQNDQGAVDWL encoded by the coding sequence GTGAGGCTGCTGCTCGACGAGATGTACCCGGGCCGGCTGGCCGAGCAGCTGCGAGACGGTGGCCATGACGTGGTCGCGGTCGTCGAGCTGCCCGAGCTGGTCGGTCAGCCGGATGCCGAGGTGGCAGGGCGGGCGCGCGCGGAGGATCGCGTCGTCGTCACCGAGAACGTCGTCGACTACGCCCCGCTGGATGCGACCGCACACGCCGGTCTGTTGCTCGTCAACGCCCGTCGCTGGCCGCGTACGCGGGCAGGTCTTCCCCGGCTTCGGGCCGCGCTCGCCACCTGGCTCGAGACGCAGAACGACCAGGGCGCCGTCGATTGGCTCTGA
- a CDS encoding SMP-30/gluconolactonase/LRE family protein, giving the protein MTRPGAELAAIFGAEPVVERIGSGFRFTEGPVWNPAEGALYFSDMPGDVRRRWTEDDGVSEVRRPSNKGNGMAYDARGALLVCEHSTSRVVREEPDGSTTVLASHWEGRELNSPNDVIVTLSGDVYFTDPTYGRTAGFGVERKQELDFQGVYQIPAGTDRLELVAADFEQPNGLCMSPDESVLYVNDTARAHIRAFRMGPVGPESRGPVLAEGLGGGDDGVADGMKTDSAGNIYVTGPGGVWALDPSGAHLGTLGVPEVVGNLNWGGPGWSTLFLTASTSLYRVRTNAVGAPVPNMRRA; this is encoded by the coding sequence GTGACGCGCCCGGGAGCCGAACTCGCCGCGATCTTCGGCGCGGAGCCGGTCGTGGAGCGGATCGGCTCGGGCTTCCGCTTCACCGAGGGCCCGGTCTGGAACCCGGCGGAGGGCGCCCTCTACTTCAGCGACATGCCGGGCGACGTCCGGCGCCGGTGGACCGAGGACGACGGGGTGAGCGAGGTCCGGCGCCCCAGCAACAAGGGCAACGGGATGGCCTACGACGCCCGCGGCGCGCTGCTCGTGTGCGAGCACTCGACGAGCCGGGTGGTGCGCGAGGAGCCGGACGGGTCGACCACCGTCCTCGCCTCGCACTGGGAGGGCAGGGAGCTCAACAGCCCGAACGACGTCATCGTCACGCTGTCCGGCGACGTCTACTTCACCGACCCCACGTACGGCCGCACCGCGGGGTTCGGCGTCGAGCGGAAGCAGGAACTGGACTTCCAGGGCGTCTACCAGATCCCCGCGGGGACCGACCGGCTGGAACTCGTGGCCGCCGACTTCGAGCAGCCCAACGGCCTGTGCATGTCGCCGGACGAGTCGGTCCTCTACGTGAACGACACCGCCCGGGCGCACATCCGCGCGTTCCGCATGGGACCCGTCGGACCGGAGTCGCGCGGCCCGGTGCTGGCCGAGGGGCTGGGAGGCGGGGACGACGGCGTCGCCGACGGGATGAAGACCGACTCCGCCGGCAACATCTACGTGACCGGCCCGGGCGGGGTATGGGCGCTCGACCCGTCCGGCGCGCATCTCGGCACGCTGGGGGTGCCGGAGGTGGTCGGGAACCTCAACTGGGGCGGGCCCGGCTGGTCGACGCTGTTCCTGACCGCCTCCACGTCGCTGTACCGCGTGCGGACGAACGCCGTCGGCGCGCCGGTGCCGAACATGCGCCGCGCCTGA